One Theropithecus gelada isolate Dixy chromosome 20, Tgel_1.0, whole genome shotgun sequence DNA segment encodes these proteins:
- the CTU2 gene encoding cytoplasmic tRNA 2-thiolation protein 2 isoform X4 gives MVWQVLEGLSQDSAKRLRFVPGVIFVDEGAAFGKSLEERSKTLAEVKPILQATGLPWHVVALEEVFSLPPSVLRCSAQEPAGSEGAYKAAVDSFLQQQYVLGAGGGPGLTQGKEQPPQPRLDPQSLASPPATAQTEALSQLFCSVRTLTAKEELLQTLRTHLILHMARAHGYSKVMTGDSCTRLAIKLMTNLALGRGAFLAWDTGFSDERHGDVVVVRPMRDHTLKEVAFYNRLFSVPSVFTPAVDTKAPEKASIHRLMEAFILRLQTQFPSTVSTVYRTSEKLVKAPRDGSAAGDSNPCCLLCMCALDVDAADSATAFGAQTSSRLSQMQSPTPLTETRTPPGSCCSPGVGQVQGYGQGACRREDPQACIEEQLCYSCRVNMKDLPSLDPLPPYILAEAQLRTQRAWVLQEIQDCLIEDSDDEAGQS, from the exons ATGGTCTGGCAGGTCCTTGAG GGCctgagccaagattctgccaaaCGACTGCGCTTTGTGCCGGGGGTCATCTTTGTTGACG AGGGAGCAGCCTTTGGCAAGAGTCTAGAGGAGAGATCAAAGACCCTGGCCGAAGTGAAGCCCATTCTGCAAGCAACTGGGTTACCATGGCATGTGGTGGCCTTagaggag GTGTTCAGTCTGCCCCCGTCGGTGCTTCGGTGCTCTGCCCAGGAGCCGGCAGGATCCGAGGGGGCCTACAAGGCGGCTGTCGACAGCTTCCTCCAGCAGCAGTATGTGCTGGGGGCCGGGGGTGGTCCTGGCCTGACTCAAGGGAAGGAACAGCCACCCCAGCCCCGACTAGACCCCCAGAGCCTGGCAAGCCCTCCTGCCACTGCCCAGACCGAGGCTCTTTCCCAGCTGTTCTGCTCGGTGAGGACACTGACGGCCAAGGAGGAGCTTCTGCAGACACTGCG GACCCACCTGATCCTGCACATGGCCCGAGCCCACGGCTACTCTAAGGTCATGACTGGGGACAGCTGCACACGCTTGGCCATCAAGCTCATGACCAACCTGGCGCTGGGTCGAGGGGCCTTCCTGGCCTGGGACACG GGCTTCTCGGATGAGCGGCACGGGGACGTGGTGGTGGTACGGCCCATGCGGGACCACACCCTGAAGGAGGTCGCTTTCTACAACCGCCTGTTCTCCGTCCCTTCTGTTTTCACACCGGCCGTGGACACCAAG GCCCCTGAAAAGGCCAGCATCCACCGGCTGATGGAGGCCTTCATCCTCAGGCTGCAGACCCAGTTCCCCTCCACTGTCAGCACTGTGTacag GACAAGTGAGAAGCTAGTGAAGGCCCCCAGGGACGGCTCTGCTGCCGGCGACTCCAACCCCTGCTGCCTCCTCTGCATGTGTGCCCTGGATGTCGATGCGGCTG ACAGTGCCACGGCTTTTGGGGCTCAGACCTCCTCACGTCTCTCCCAGATGCAGTCGCCCACCCCTCTGACAGAGACCCGGACACCCCCGGGGTCCTGCTGTTCTCCAGGggtgggccaggtccagggctATGGCCAGGGGGCCTGCAGGAG GGAGGACCCCCAAGCCTGCATCGAGGAGCAGCTGTGCTACAGCTGCCGCGTGAACATGAAGGACTTG CCCTCACTGGACCCCCTGCCGCCGTACATCCTGGCCGAGGCCCAGCTCCGCACACAGAG GGCCTGGGTCTTGCAGGAGATCCAGGACTGTCTGATTGAGGACAGTGACGATGAGGCAGGCCAGAGCTGA
- the CTU2 gene encoding cytoplasmic tRNA 2-thiolation protein 2 isoform X3: MCQVGEDYGEPAPGEPTPTPRPSREQKCVKCKEAQPVVVIRAGDAFCRDCFKAFYIHKFRAMLGKNRLIFPGEKVLLAWSGGPSSSSMVWQVLEGLSQDSAKRLRFVPGVIFVDEGAAFGKSLEERSKTLAEVKPILQATGLPWHVVALEEVFSLPPSVLRCSAQEPAGSEGAYKAAVDSFLQQQYVLGAGGGPGLTQGKEQPPQPRLDPQSLASPPATAQTEALSQLFCSVRTLTAKEELLQTLRTHLILHMARAHGYSKVMTGDSCTRLAIKLMTNLALGRGAFLAWDTGFSDERHGDVVVVRPMRDHTLKEVAFYNRLFSVPSVFTPAVDTKAPEKASIHRLMEAFILRLQTQFPSTVSTVYRTSEKLVKAPRDGSAAGDSNPCCLLCMCALDVDAADSATAFGAQTSSRLSQMQSPTPLTETRTPPGSCCSPGVGQVQGYGQGACRREDPQACIEEQLCYSCRVNMKDLGLGLAGDPGLSD; this comes from the exons ATGTGTCAGGTGGGCGAGGACTACGGGGAGCCGGCGCCTGGGGAGCCGACCCCGACGCCGCGGCCTAG CCGTGAACAGAAGTGTGTGAAGTGCAAGGAAGCCCAACCCGTTGTGGTGATACGAGCTGGAGATGCCTTCTGCAG GGACTGTTTCAAGGCCTTCTACATCCACAAGTTCAGAGCCATGCTGGGCAAGAACCGGCTCATCTTTCCAGGCGAGAAG GTCCTCTTGGCGTGGTCTGGGGGGCCTTCGTCCAGCTCCATGGTCTGGCAGGTCCTTGAG GGCctgagccaagattctgccaaaCGACTGCGCTTTGTGCCGGGGGTCATCTTTGTTGACG AGGGAGCAGCCTTTGGCAAGAGTCTAGAGGAGAGATCAAAGACCCTGGCCGAAGTGAAGCCCATTCTGCAAGCAACTGGGTTACCATGGCATGTGGTGGCCTTagaggag GTGTTCAGTCTGCCCCCGTCGGTGCTTCGGTGCTCTGCCCAGGAGCCGGCAGGATCCGAGGGGGCCTACAAGGCGGCTGTCGACAGCTTCCTCCAGCAGCAGTATGTGCTGGGGGCCGGGGGTGGTCCTGGCCTGACTCAAGGGAAGGAACAGCCACCCCAGCCCCGACTAGACCCCCAGAGCCTGGCAAGCCCTCCTGCCACTGCCCAGACCGAGGCTCTTTCCCAGCTGTTCTGCTCGGTGAGGACACTGACGGCCAAGGAGGAGCTTCTGCAGACACTGCG GACCCACCTGATCCTGCACATGGCCCGAGCCCACGGCTACTCTAAGGTCATGACTGGGGACAGCTGCACACGCTTGGCCATCAAGCTCATGACCAACCTGGCGCTGGGTCGAGGGGCCTTCCTGGCCTGGGACACG GGCTTCTCGGATGAGCGGCACGGGGACGTGGTGGTGGTACGGCCCATGCGGGACCACACCCTGAAGGAGGTCGCTTTCTACAACCGCCTGTTCTCCGTCCCTTCTGTTTTCACACCGGCCGTGGACACCAAG GCCCCTGAAAAGGCCAGCATCCACCGGCTGATGGAGGCCTTCATCCTCAGGCTGCAGACCCAGTTCCCCTCCACTGTCAGCACTGTGTacag GACAAGTGAGAAGCTAGTGAAGGCCCCCAGGGACGGCTCTGCTGCCGGCGACTCCAACCCCTGCTGCCTCCTCTGCATGTGTGCCCTGGATGTCGATGCGGCTG ACAGTGCCACGGCTTTTGGGGCTCAGACCTCCTCACGTCTCTCCCAGATGCAGTCGCCCACCCCTCTGACAGAGACCCGGACACCCCCGGGGTCCTGCTGTTCTCCAGGggtgggccaggtccagggctATGGCCAGGGGGCCTGCAGGAG GGAGGACCCCCAAGCCTGCATCGAGGAGCAGCTGTGCTACAGCTGCCGCGTGAACATGAAGGACTTG GGCCTGGGTCTTGCAGGAGATCCAGGACTGTCTGATTGA
- the CTU2 gene encoding cytoplasmic tRNA 2-thiolation protein 2 isoform X1, translating into MCQVGEDYGEPAPGEPTPTPRPSREQKCVKCKEAQPVVVIRAGDAFCRDCFKAFYIHKFRAMLGKNRLIFPGEKVLLAWSGGPSSSSMVWQVLEGLSQDSAKRLRFVPGVIFVDEGAAFGKSLEERSKTLAEVKPILQATGLPWHVVALEEVFSLPPSVLRCSAQEPAGSEGAYKAAVDSFLQQQYVLGAGGGPGLTQGKEQPPQPRLDPQSLASPPATAQTEALSQLFCSVRTLTAKEELLQTLRTHLILHMARAHGYSKVMTGDSCTRLAIKLMTNLALGRGAFLAWDTGFSDERHGDVVVVRPMRDHTLKEVAFYNRLFSVPSVFTPAVDTKAPEKASIHRLMEAFILRLQTQFPSTVSTVYRTSEKLVKAPRDGSAAGDSNPCCLLCMCALDVDAADSATAFGAQTSSRLSQMQSPTPLTETRTPPGSCCSPGVGQVQGYGQGACRREDPQACIEEQLCYSCRVNMKDLPSLDPLPPYILAEAQLRTQRYWGPHCCGVWGRGLGAGAHCSFLSRAWVLQEIQDCLIEDSDDEAGQS; encoded by the exons ATGTGTCAGGTGGGCGAGGACTACGGGGAGCCGGCGCCTGGGGAGCCGACCCCGACGCCGCGGCCTAG CCGTGAACAGAAGTGTGTGAAGTGCAAGGAAGCCCAACCCGTTGTGGTGATACGAGCTGGAGATGCCTTCTGCAG GGACTGTTTCAAGGCCTTCTACATCCACAAGTTCAGAGCCATGCTGGGCAAGAACCGGCTCATCTTTCCAGGCGAGAAG GTCCTCTTGGCGTGGTCTGGGGGGCCTTCGTCCAGCTCCATGGTCTGGCAGGTCCTTGAG GGCctgagccaagattctgccaaaCGACTGCGCTTTGTGCCGGGGGTCATCTTTGTTGACG AGGGAGCAGCCTTTGGCAAGAGTCTAGAGGAGAGATCAAAGACCCTGGCCGAAGTGAAGCCCATTCTGCAAGCAACTGGGTTACCATGGCATGTGGTGGCCTTagaggag GTGTTCAGTCTGCCCCCGTCGGTGCTTCGGTGCTCTGCCCAGGAGCCGGCAGGATCCGAGGGGGCCTACAAGGCGGCTGTCGACAGCTTCCTCCAGCAGCAGTATGTGCTGGGGGCCGGGGGTGGTCCTGGCCTGACTCAAGGGAAGGAACAGCCACCCCAGCCCCGACTAGACCCCCAGAGCCTGGCAAGCCCTCCTGCCACTGCCCAGACCGAGGCTCTTTCCCAGCTGTTCTGCTCGGTGAGGACACTGACGGCCAAGGAGGAGCTTCTGCAGACACTGCG GACCCACCTGATCCTGCACATGGCCCGAGCCCACGGCTACTCTAAGGTCATGACTGGGGACAGCTGCACACGCTTGGCCATCAAGCTCATGACCAACCTGGCGCTGGGTCGAGGGGCCTTCCTGGCCTGGGACACG GGCTTCTCGGATGAGCGGCACGGGGACGTGGTGGTGGTACGGCCCATGCGGGACCACACCCTGAAGGAGGTCGCTTTCTACAACCGCCTGTTCTCCGTCCCTTCTGTTTTCACACCGGCCGTGGACACCAAG GCCCCTGAAAAGGCCAGCATCCACCGGCTGATGGAGGCCTTCATCCTCAGGCTGCAGACCCAGTTCCCCTCCACTGTCAGCACTGTGTacag GACAAGTGAGAAGCTAGTGAAGGCCCCCAGGGACGGCTCTGCTGCCGGCGACTCCAACCCCTGCTGCCTCCTCTGCATGTGTGCCCTGGATGTCGATGCGGCTG ACAGTGCCACGGCTTTTGGGGCTCAGACCTCCTCACGTCTCTCCCAGATGCAGTCGCCCACCCCTCTGACAGAGACCCGGACACCCCCGGGGTCCTGCTGTTCTCCAGGggtgggccaggtccagggctATGGCCAGGGGGCCTGCAGGAG GGAGGACCCCCAAGCCTGCATCGAGGAGCAGCTGTGCTACAGCTGCCGCGTGAACATGAAGGACTTG CCCTCACTGGACCCCCTGCCGCCGTACATCCTGGCCGAGGCCCAGCTCCGCACACAGAGGTACTGGGGCCCCCACTGCTGTGGCGTGTGGGGCAGGGGCCTTGGGGCTGGTGCCCACTGCAGCTTTCTCTCTAGGGCCTGGGTCTTGCAGGAGATCCAGGACTGTCTGATTGAGGACAGTGACGATGAGGCAGGCCAGAGCTGA
- the CTU2 gene encoding cytoplasmic tRNA 2-thiolation protein 2 isoform X2 encodes MCQVGEDYGEPAPGEPTPTPRPSREQKCVKCKEAQPVVVIRAGDAFCRDCFKAFYIHKFRAMLGKNRLIFPGEKVLLAWSGGPSSSSMVWQVLEGLSQDSAKRLRFVPGVIFVDEGAAFGKSLEERSKTLAEVKPILQATGLPWHVVALEEVFSLPPSVLRCSAQEPAGSEGAYKAAVDSFLQQQYVLGAGGGPGLTQGKEQPPQPRLDPQSLASPPATAQTEALSQLFCSVRTLTAKEELLQTLRTHLILHMARAHGYSKVMTGDSCTRLAIKLMTNLALGRGAFLAWDTGFSDERHGDVVVVRPMRDHTLKEVAFYNRLFSVPSVFTPAVDTKAPEKASIHRLMEAFILRLQTQFPSTVSTVYRTSEKLVKAPRDGSAAGDSNPCCLLCMCALDVDAADSATAFGAQTSSRLSQMQSPTPLTETRTPPGSCCSPGVGQVQGYGQGACRREDPQACIEEQLCYSCRVNMKDLPSLDPLPPYILAEAQLRTQRAWVLQEIQDCLIEDSDDEAGQS; translated from the exons ATGTGTCAGGTGGGCGAGGACTACGGGGAGCCGGCGCCTGGGGAGCCGACCCCGACGCCGCGGCCTAG CCGTGAACAGAAGTGTGTGAAGTGCAAGGAAGCCCAACCCGTTGTGGTGATACGAGCTGGAGATGCCTTCTGCAG GGACTGTTTCAAGGCCTTCTACATCCACAAGTTCAGAGCCATGCTGGGCAAGAACCGGCTCATCTTTCCAGGCGAGAAG GTCCTCTTGGCGTGGTCTGGGGGGCCTTCGTCCAGCTCCATGGTCTGGCAGGTCCTTGAG GGCctgagccaagattctgccaaaCGACTGCGCTTTGTGCCGGGGGTCATCTTTGTTGACG AGGGAGCAGCCTTTGGCAAGAGTCTAGAGGAGAGATCAAAGACCCTGGCCGAAGTGAAGCCCATTCTGCAAGCAACTGGGTTACCATGGCATGTGGTGGCCTTagaggag GTGTTCAGTCTGCCCCCGTCGGTGCTTCGGTGCTCTGCCCAGGAGCCGGCAGGATCCGAGGGGGCCTACAAGGCGGCTGTCGACAGCTTCCTCCAGCAGCAGTATGTGCTGGGGGCCGGGGGTGGTCCTGGCCTGACTCAAGGGAAGGAACAGCCACCCCAGCCCCGACTAGACCCCCAGAGCCTGGCAAGCCCTCCTGCCACTGCCCAGACCGAGGCTCTTTCCCAGCTGTTCTGCTCGGTGAGGACACTGACGGCCAAGGAGGAGCTTCTGCAGACACTGCG GACCCACCTGATCCTGCACATGGCCCGAGCCCACGGCTACTCTAAGGTCATGACTGGGGACAGCTGCACACGCTTGGCCATCAAGCTCATGACCAACCTGGCGCTGGGTCGAGGGGCCTTCCTGGCCTGGGACACG GGCTTCTCGGATGAGCGGCACGGGGACGTGGTGGTGGTACGGCCCATGCGGGACCACACCCTGAAGGAGGTCGCTTTCTACAACCGCCTGTTCTCCGTCCCTTCTGTTTTCACACCGGCCGTGGACACCAAG GCCCCTGAAAAGGCCAGCATCCACCGGCTGATGGAGGCCTTCATCCTCAGGCTGCAGACCCAGTTCCCCTCCACTGTCAGCACTGTGTacag GACAAGTGAGAAGCTAGTGAAGGCCCCCAGGGACGGCTCTGCTGCCGGCGACTCCAACCCCTGCTGCCTCCTCTGCATGTGTGCCCTGGATGTCGATGCGGCTG ACAGTGCCACGGCTTTTGGGGCTCAGACCTCCTCACGTCTCTCCCAGATGCAGTCGCCCACCCCTCTGACAGAGACCCGGACACCCCCGGGGTCCTGCTGTTCTCCAGGggtgggccaggtccagggctATGGCCAGGGGGCCTGCAGGAG GGAGGACCCCCAAGCCTGCATCGAGGAGCAGCTGTGCTACAGCTGCCGCGTGAACATGAAGGACTTG CCCTCACTGGACCCCCTGCCGCCGTACATCCTGGCCGAGGCCCAGCTCCGCACACAGAG GGCCTGGGTCTTGCAGGAGATCCAGGACTGTCTGATTGAGGACAGTGACGATGAGGCAGGCCAGAGCTGA